CAACAATGTTACATAGTAACTTTTCTACACGGAAAACCCTGATCCTATCTTCCCGGACAGAGCGGTCGACTTTCTAGTACCCGAGTTTTTCATATTGTTATTCATTTCTCATATTTCCCATTTTGGAACCAGTAATTTTTGTATCAGGACAAAACAGTCTTAACAACACATTTATATTTTTAGCATTACAGTCTGTAATACTGACAACACGACGGTAAAGCCTGCTCTTTTCGACACTAATTTCTTTTAGGCTCGAACCACACCCCCTATTTTTTATTTTCTATTAATCCTTTATTCATCATTGTTAGAAATGAATGTAATCATTGTTATTGCTCAAAAGGAGCATTATCACTATGCGCAGGAAATTTGCGACACCATCGAAACATCTGCCCTGCAGCGAGGTACCGGAATTGCCAAGAGAACTCCGGAATACATCCATAAAAAGATCGATTTACAGGAAGCTGTGATCGCTTTGGAGAATGGAAAATTTGCCGGATTCTGCTATATCGAAAGCTGGCAGCACGGAAAATTCGTAGCCCATTCCGGATTGATCGTACATCCCGGCTACAGGCATCTCGGATTGGCAAAAAAGATCAAAACTTTTGTATTTGAGTATTCCCAGAAAAAGTATCCGGAAGCAAAAATCTTCGGAATAACCACCGGTTTAGCGGTTATGAAAATCAATTCCGACCTCGGGTATCGTCCCGTTCCTTTTTCGGAACTAACCGATGATCCCAGTTTTTGGGCAGGCTGCAAAACCTGTGCGAATTTCGATATCCTGCAACGCAAAGAAAACAAAATGTGCCTTTGCACCGGAATGCTGTACGACCCGAAAGAAAAGAAAAACCAGGAACAGGAATACACCTTTAACAAAAAAGTGCTGGGCAGATTAAAAAGCATCAAACAGGCACTTTTCTTAAAAAAATAATACCATGAACAAAACTCAGAACAATCATTCCAAAATAGTAGTATTGGCCTATAGCGGTGGTTTGGACACCTCTTTCTGCCTGACGTATTTAATCCAAAACGGTTTCGAAGTACATACAGTGCTGATAAATACCGGAGGATTTACCACAGCCGAACTGGAAACCATTACGGCCAGAGCCTATGCATTGGGCAGCACACAGCATACCAACCTGGACATTGTTGAAAAATACTATAACAAAGCCATTAAATACCTGATTTTCGGCAACGTACTCAAAAACAACACCTATCCCCTTTCGGTCAGTGCCGAACGTGTTTTCCAGGCATTGGAAGTCATAAAATATGCCAAAGCAAACGGAGCGGCAGCAATTGCGCACGGCAGTACCGGAGCCGGAAACGACCAGATTCGTTTTGACCTTATTTTTCAAACCATCGCCCCCGAGATTGAAATTATCACCCCCATCAGAGACCAGCAATTGTCCCGTCAGCAGGAAGTGGAATTTTTACAGCAAAACGGCATCAACTATTCCTGGGAAAAAGCGCAATACTCTATCAACAAAGGGATCTGGGGAACCAGTGTGGGCGGAAAAGAAACCCTAACCTCTCACCTGCCGTTACCGGAAGAAGCTTATCCCTCGCCATTACAAAAAACCGTACCCGAAAAAGTGATCCTTGAATTTGAAAAAGGAGAATTGGTCGGCATCAATCATCAAAAAGACATTCCGGCGAACAATATCCTCAAACTGGAAGCTCTGGCAAGCGCGTTTGCTATTGGCAGAGACATACACGTGGGCGATACCATCATCGGTATTAAAGGCAGAGTCGGATTTGAAGCCGCGGCACCCTTACTCATTATCAAAGCCCATCACCTGTTGGAAAAACACGTACTCACAAAATGGCAGCAGTACTGGAAAGAACAATTGGGCAACTGGTACGGCATGTTGTTTCATGAAGGGCAATTCCTGGATCCGGTTATGCGCAATATCGAAACCTTCCTGACGGACTCTCAAAAAACAGTCAGCGGAAAAGTGACCGTAACGCTAAAGCCCTACCATTTCTCTTTGGACGGAGTGGAATCGGCTCACGACCTGATGAATTCCCGGTTCGGGCAATATGGCGAAATGAACAACGCCTGGACGGCCGAAGAAGCCAAAGGATTCATTAAAATCCTGGGCAATGCACAAACTATTTATTCACATGTAAATTATCTGGATTATGATTAATGTTGGTATTATCGGAGGTTCCGGCTACACTGCCGGAGAACTGTTGCGTTTACTGAATAACCATCCTAAGGCTGTAGTCGACTTTGTTTACAGCACCACCAATGCCGGTAAACCGGTAACGGATGTGCATCAGGACCTCCTTGGTGAAACGGACTTACTATTTACCGATACGGTAAACCCGGAAATCAATGTCTTGTTCCTTTGCCTGGGACACGGCAAATCGAAAGCCTTTTTAGCGGCACATTCTTTTGCCGGTCACACCCGTATCATCGACCTGGGGAATGACTTCCGTTTGCAAAAAGATGCGGAAGCCTTCGTTTACGGACTGCCGGAATGGAACAAAAAAGCCATACAGAAAGCACAGTTTATTGCCAATCCGGGCTGTTTCGCTACGGCTATTCAGCTCGCTTTACTACCGTTGGCACAGCACCAGGAACTGCAAAACAGTATTCATATTAATGCCACTACCGGAAGTACCGGTGCCGGCGTACAGCCTTCGGAAACAACGCATCACAGCTGGCGAAACAACAATATGTCCCATTACAAAGCCTTTGAACACCAGCATCTGGATGAAATACAGCAAAGTCTGGCCATCACACAGACCGGTTTCTATCAGGAACTGTTGTTTATACCCAACCGTGGCGATTTTACCAGAGGCATTTTTGCAACGCTGTATACCAAAACCGACAAATCACTGGACACACATATAAAACAGTTTCAGGCCTTTTACGAAAAGGAACCGTTTGTTGTGGTCACCACCGGAAACATCCATTTGAAACAAGTGGTACAGACCAATAAATGCCTGATCAGCCTTACCAAAAAAGGAGATTACCTGTTGGTAACTTCCATTATTGATAACCTCATCAAAGGCGCATCCGGTCAGGCAATTCAAAGCATGAACCTGATGTTCGGCTTAGATGAAAAAACAGGCTTGCAATTAAAATCCGGTAATTTCTAATCCCATTTACATTTTGCCCTTTGCTAATTGCCTTTTGCTTTTTGCTAATTGCCCTTTGCTAATTGCCCTTTACTTTTCACTATTTAAAAACTAAAAAAATGAATCTATTCAACGTTTACCCCATATACAACATAACCCCAACCAGAGCCATGGGCGCTAAAGTATGGGATGCCAATAACCAGGAATACCTTGACTTCTACGGAGGCCACGGTGTTATTTCCATTGGTCATTCCCATACAGCCTATGTTAGTGCAATTACCGGACAGGTACAGAAAATAGGATTTTACTCCAATTCGATAGTAAACCCTATCCAGGAACAACTGGCACAAAAAACGGCACAGCTTTCCGGTTATCCCGACTATTCCTTATTTCTGTGCAACTCCGGCGCGGAAGCCAACGAAAATGCTTTAAAACTCGCTTCTTTCCACAATGGAAAATCCAGAATCATTGCATTTCAAAAAGCCTTTCACGGACGTACTTCTGCCGCGGTTGCCGTAACCGACAATCCCGCTATCATAGCGCCGGTTAACAATAAGCACGAAGTCGTATTCCTACCGTTAAACGACATCGGTTCGGTGACCGATGAAATTGCCAAAGGCGACGTCTGTGCCGTAATTATCGAAGGCATCCAAGGTGTTGGCGGGCTGGACGAAGGTACAACCGCTTTCTTTCAGGCATTGCAACAGCTCTGTAAAGCCCATAACGTTATCCTGATCCTGGATGAAATCCAAAGCGGTTACGGTCGTTCCGGTAAATTCTTTGCCCATCAGCACCACGGAATTCAGCCGGAC
This region of Flavobacterium inviolabile genomic DNA includes:
- a CDS encoding GNAT family N-acetyltransferase; protein product: MNVIIVIAQKEHYHYAQEICDTIETSALQRGTGIAKRTPEYIHKKIDLQEAVIALENGKFAGFCYIESWQHGKFVAHSGLIVHPGYRHLGLAKKIKTFVFEYSQKKYPEAKIFGITTGLAVMKINSDLGYRPVPFSELTDDPSFWAGCKTCANFDILQRKENKMCLCTGMLYDPKEKKNQEQEYTFNKKVLGRLKSIKQALFLKK
- a CDS encoding argininosuccinate synthase domain-containing protein, with the translated sequence MNKTQNNHSKIVVLAYSGGLDTSFCLTYLIQNGFEVHTVLINTGGFTTAELETITARAYALGSTQHTNLDIVEKYYNKAIKYLIFGNVLKNNTYPLSVSAERVFQALEVIKYAKANGAAAIAHGSTGAGNDQIRFDLIFQTIAPEIEIITPIRDQQLSRQQEVEFLQQNGINYSWEKAQYSINKGIWGTSVGGKETLTSHLPLPEEAYPSPLQKTVPEKVILEFEKGELVGINHQKDIPANNILKLEALASAFAIGRDIHVGDTIIGIKGRVGFEAAAPLLIIKAHHLLEKHVLTKWQQYWKEQLGNWYGMLFHEGQFLDPVMRNIETFLTDSQKTVSGKVTVTLKPYHFSLDGVESAHDLMNSRFGQYGEMNNAWTAEEAKGFIKILGNAQTIYSHVNYLDYD
- the argC gene encoding N-acetyl-gamma-glutamyl-phosphate reductase, with translation MINVGIIGGSGYTAGELLRLLNNHPKAVVDFVYSTTNAGKPVTDVHQDLLGETDLLFTDTVNPEINVLFLCLGHGKSKAFLAAHSFAGHTRIIDLGNDFRLQKDAEAFVYGLPEWNKKAIQKAQFIANPGCFATAIQLALLPLAQHQELQNSIHINATTGSTGAGVQPSETTHHSWRNNNMSHYKAFEHQHLDEIQQSLAITQTGFYQELLFIPNRGDFTRGIFATLYTKTDKSLDTHIKQFQAFYEKEPFVVVTTGNIHLKQVVQTNKCLISLTKKGDYLLVTSIIDNLIKGASGQAIQSMNLMFGLDEKTGLQLKSGNF
- a CDS encoding aspartate aminotransferase family protein — its product is MNLFNVYPIYNITPTRAMGAKVWDANNQEYLDFYGGHGVISIGHSHTAYVSAITGQVQKIGFYSNSIVNPIQEQLAQKTAQLSGYPDYSLFLCNSGAEANENALKLASFHNGKSRIIAFQKAFHGRTSAAVAVTDNPAIIAPVNNKHEVVFLPLNDIGSVTDEIAKGDVCAVIIEGIQGVGGLDEGTTAFFQALQQLCKAHNVILILDEIQSGYGRSGKFFAHQHHGIQPDIISMAKGMGNGFPVGGILISPRFKASYGLLGTTFGGNHLACAAALSVLETIEKEALIDNVRLQHDYFCDQMQQFPEIKKVKGRGLMLGLEFDFDVSKLRQKLIYEEYIFTGNAAQKNLLRILPPLSITKDDTDYFVKGLKNALATLT